Below is a genomic region from Thunnus albacares chromosome 4, fThuAlb1.1, whole genome shotgun sequence.
AGTGAAGCTTATATTGTACTTGTACAACCAACAGAGCTGCTTTTGTTAATTACTTGCCAAACCATAGCCACTAGCCATATTCCCTGTAATCTAAAACAGAAACCAAAGTACTTAGTACACtttaacaaacaaatacaaataaaatatacatgtatgaCACTGACATATCACCAGTTTTGGTCTAAAtggcaaaaatagaaaaactgttttttgtgagATAAAGGAAATGTACTTTATGTTCATGACATCCTCtaaaagtgttattttttaaactgtccattCTTATCCAGACCTTGCATGTTCATGATCTTTATGTTGTCATTACCCATTTTAGTGCTGACTTTTCTTCACAGAGATCTGCATTTGCCTTTCAGTATGaagctctgtgtttttctgtcgtTTTTATCGCAGTAAATTTAATGCCTCGCCCTCTAAACTTAATATGTACTGCCTGGAGAAATGTATCTCCCCAGTGAAGTAAATACTTCATTAACAAGTCCTGTCACTTATTGACTTATTAACAATAAATTGTCAAACAACGCACAAATTATCATTTGTACCATATATTTAGATCAAAAGCAGCACAGTGTAGGTTAACCAGTGAAGAAGGATGACAAAGGGAgttatttcatcatttctgttgATTCTATGTGTTCTAGTCCTGGAGCCAATACTGCAAGattgattatatatatttggaGAAAAGTCCATCCACCTGCCAGTAAAACAAATTGTTTTCAAGGTGAGCCATTGATTACcaatttggatttttattattattactattattaataatttcGATTATTTCTTTGGTACACTATTTCTTGAAGCATCTTACAAACTGTATTTTAGGGTCAGTCCTTTCTTGTCAGCCTATATACAGCTTCCTGCTAACACTGCGTGTATATTTTCAGTATGACAGTTATGAATGTATGTAGCCCACATTATCGCATTTCATACGGCTGCCACACAAGAACACCGAAACCACTATGAAGGCTGCAAATAGAGACCTCTTCTACGCATCTGCTTTTGTCAtctgataaaaacagaaaaccatcTGACACAGAGGTTTGTGCGCTTTATACCTGGTTATTTTTAATCCACCACTTTTTTTATTGCACGCTTGGTGTAGAGTTCAtgatgatcttttttttccaaatgagaTAAGCATTTCTCTAAAATACTGCAAATCACTGATGACCTTTGCCTTTTGGTAACAGTCCACATTCAAAGACAATATTCATAAGGTCATTGCAGGACGTGTGATGACGCCTCTCGCTGTGATCCCTAATGGCTTTAATTTGCAAAGCTTAATGGATTGCACCTGATCTGATGTGATTCACCTGGTCTCATTTTACCGGAAGCAACTGCATAAAGAGGGAGACACTGACCATGCACCTGTAGTGTAGCTTACTTTTAGACTTCAGAGATCTTTCTATTTGtgctatatttttcttttttatatattggATTCTCAGTAATGCCTCCGAAAAAGAAAGCAGCGGACTCTGCTGATCCACCTGTGCCGTCCTCCAGCGACGCCCCGGTTGAAAAGCAGGTCGAGAGTAAATCAGGTCTGTGCGCAGATGATTTAAATGCACATTAAAATAGAGATCGATGTGACTGAGCatataatttaaaacaattttaaaatgtcCAGTAATGTTTTGTGGTCAGTGTTAAACCTGTCTTGTTCCCCACAAAAGCATAAATACACTTTGTGCACGTTTCCTCTTAGATGTTGCGACGCTGCGGAAACTTGCAGCTCATCCCTCCACAGCTATTATGGTGAAAGAAGCACTTAAAGCGTTGGACTCGCGAAAGGGGGTTTCATCCCAGGCGATACAGAActatattaaacaaaaataccCCTCAGTGGATCTGGTGAGGTTGAAGCACTTAGTCCGCAGAACCCTGAAGAAGGGGATCGAGACTGGCACGTTGGTGAGGCCTGCCAACTCCAATGTCACTACAGGCGCAATGGGAAAATTCAGGGTAAGATGTCAGGTCTGCAGTCTCATCACACAAGCTAAATAACTCCACTAATCTCATCTTTTTGTTATCTGTCATAAGCTTGCACGACAAGACAAGCAGCCAAAGTCAAAAACTGAGAACATGGATCCTAATGTACAAAAAGTCCCAAAAGCAGCCAAGGATGAAGCAAAGGATGGAGCCAAGAAGACCAAAAAAACAGGTAAAGGTAAAATGATTATAACTAATAAAGGCTAGTTTATGAGGTGTATTAACTTTGTGACTTCATAAAGGTGccacgaagaagaagaaagacactGAAAACGACGAACCCAAGTCATTGGAGGTGAGAGACTGAGTGCTCTGAGACTGATGCAGTGTCATTAAATTTGACAGTTTTGCAAGATAAATgcacaaacttaaaaaaaaaaataaaaaaataaaaaaaaaattcccaccTATATTCTTGGCCTTTTTTGCTTTTGGACAATCATAAGTAAAAACTGACATGGAACAgtgtttaaatgaataaatggcttttttccttatttaaccttttatttacatatgtttCTATGTGGTTTGACTGAGCATACATAGTCTTTACAACTGTTTAGTAGAACAGACAATAACTAGGTGAATTAATCATTCATAGAAAATCCAGATATAAACCTTTACATAACTTTCAAGTATCTTCAAAATTATCCAGAGCTGCTAACTAATGACCTCCAGTATTTAtaaaatcctggctacagcCCTTTGACACtggcttttttctgttttaggaCTCCAAGCCTCCCAAAACGTCAAAGACAGACGAGAAGGCCACTACCTCAAAGGCTGCCCCAGCAAAGAAGCCAAAAGCTAAAAAAGCCGCTGAGAATGGGGATGACGACGGAGCCTCTGACTCAGCCAAAACTAAAGCAAAAACCGCCAAGGAGGCAAAAGCAGGGAAGGCATCGCAGAGCAAGGCTGCTAAAGCAGGTAGTGATGCCCCTGCTTCCAAAGCAACTGGGAAACGTGGGAAGAAGACTGCAGAGTAAACTTGTACTTCTTAAAtcgtttttactgttttgtttggaaataaaaatatttttttggaacttttgttgttttgtttttttttttttttaaacctcttgACATGTAGAGCATTATACCTTTATTCTGCTTGCAATGTCAGGACATAGTAGTtgtagcttcaaataaactagCCTTTTAATACAAACTGTCACACTGGAGTTGAGTtggtctaaggatagagggtgTCATATGCTGAACACTTTTCAACTAGAGTCCTGATAAAGACTCCAGAGTAATGCCTGAGTTGAGACAATTTAATTGACTGCTTCCCTATTCAGGATGTCATGTGCAGCAAAAAATGATGCAGATACTCTGAAGAGGCATCCCAGTGCCaccagaggaagaagagggctacaaaaagcagtgtggaAAACATACGgcagtatgttttcataaaGGGAGCAACACAGTTAGCCACAGTGGACACCACCAGCAAAAGGACCGCCAAGACAGCTAGCAGCACATTGATAAATTTTCCAAGAAGAGTCCGTGCTGTGGTATTCTGCAAACTCTCAGGCTGCACCACCTTCTGTTGCTGCTCCTGCTCCAGCTTGAAGAGATGTGTCTGACATGCCTGCAGTGCCTCCTACAGATCAAAGTAAAAACTGTAATTGAAAGTCTTTCTTGCTAAATGACACACAAAGTGTGACTAGTGAAGCTTACATCAATGTCTGCCACTCTAAAATAGGACTGATGGGCAATATTCTCCTCCATGTCGGCTAGCTTCTTATAGAAGTTCCCAATTTCATTCTGATGTAGTTCTGTCAAGTCACTGAGCTGCTGTTCTATAAGATCACACCTGCAAAATAGTGACAACAGTACATCACAAACAGGATACATTCTTTCTACACAGAGTACTATACAGTAGTAAGCTTATGCTACCTGTTTTGTTCCTTTTGTAGG
It encodes:
- the LOC122981420 gene encoding protein B4, producing MPPKKKAADSADPPVPSSSDAPVEKQVESKSDVATLRKLAAHPSTAIMVKEALKALDSRKGVSSQAIQNYIKQKYPSVDLVRLKHLVRRTLKKGIETGTLVRPANSNVTTGAMGKFRLARQDKQPKSKTENMDPNVQKVPKAAKDEAKDGAKKTKKTGATKKKKDTENDEPKSLEDSKPPKTSKTDEKATTSKAAPAKKPKAKKAAENGDDDGASDSAKTKAKTAKEAKAGKASQSKAAKAGSDAPASKATGKRGKKTAE
- the LOC122981419 gene encoding transmembrane and coiled-coil domains protein 1-like isoform X2 produces the protein MRTLETGQLQSSPNYASDDCSSATSVYASSCTTGSPGALSCSRDNALDCAQASGVYALLHEIQELKDNQVQLEESFENLKSYYQQNYTVIMETLQKEQNRCDLIEQQLSDLTELHQNEIGNFYKKLADMEENIAHQSYFRVADIDEALQACQTHLFKLEQEQQQKVVQPESLQNTTARTLLGKFINVLLAVLAVLLLVVSTVANCVAPFMKTYCRMFSTLLFVALFFLWWHWDASSEYLHHFLLHMTS
- the LOC122981419 gene encoding transmembrane and coiled-coil domains protein 1-like isoform X1 translates to MASLIHNDFSSAGNISALKDSLDETQGDEGVGPGGMRTLETGQLQSSPNYASDDCSSATSVYASSCTTGSPGALSCSRDNALDCAQASGVYALLHEIQELKDNQVQLEESFENLKSYYQQNYTVIMETLQKEQNRCDLIEQQLSDLTELHQNEIGNFYKKLADMEENIAHQSYFRVADIDEALQACQTHLFKLEQEQQQKVVQPESLQNTTARTLLGKFINVLLAVLAVLLLVVSTVANCVAPFMKTYCRMFSTLLFVALFFLWWHWDASSEYLHHFLLHMTS